From Bacillota bacterium, one genomic window encodes:
- a CDS encoding DUF1893 domain-containing protein, whose translation MQDATRRTTELAAGRGPSVAEARRFLEVQRATYVVVRANRIVAWSCRPSVKALFVALTDALRRAGARELAGAAMAGLAISRSVALAAVRWGLADVYGEVMTREAAELLRRQGVRAECRQLVADVADEPAPNTGDSVDSGLASLHHELAWLDRVVDGCQSDPGEAWRRLWAAAVQPAAGEAAGA comes from the coding sequence CCACCCGCAGGACGACAGAGTTGGCGGCGGGCCGGGGACCATCGGTTGCCGAAGCCCGCCGCTTCCTTGAGGTGCAGCGCGCGACTTACGTGGTGGTGCGGGCCAACCGCATCGTGGCGTGGAGCTGCCGGCCCAGCGTGAAAGCGCTTTTCGTGGCCCTCACCGACGCGCTTCGCCGGGCGGGCGCCCGAGAGCTGGCCGGCGCCGCCATGGCGGGCCTCGCCATCAGCCGTTCGGTGGCGCTGGCGGCTGTGCGGTGGGGCCTAGCCGACGTGTACGGGGAGGTCATGACCCGGGAGGCGGCCGAGCTGCTCCGGCGCCAGGGCGTACGGGCCGAGTGCCGGCAACTGGTGGCCGACGTGGCGGACGAACCAGCGCCCAACACCGGTGATAGCGTGGACAGCGGGCTCGCCTCGCTTCACCACGAACTTGCCTGGCTCGACCGGGTGGTGGACGGCTGCCAGTCCGACCCGGGTGAGGCCTGGCGGAGGCTCTGGGCGGCCGCCGTGCAGCCCGCAGCCGGCGAAGCCGCCGGCGCCTGA